In Arachis stenosperma cultivar V10309 chromosome 1, arast.V10309.gnm1.PFL2, whole genome shotgun sequence, one DNA window encodes the following:
- the LOC130940662 gene encoding putative pentatricopeptide repeat-containing protein At3g01580 translates to MHRRDLLVKLLGTCRITEAYKLFEESPCRNVHLWNAMLRSYCLEGKWVETLCLFHRMNACALSAEERPDNFTVSISLKSCVGLQRLKLGEMIHGFLKKEAMNKDVFVGSALIELYSKCGRMNDAEKVFMEYPNPDVVLWTSMVTGYERSGDPELALAFFSQMVVSENVSPDPVTLVSAICACAQLLDFKLGRSIHGYVKRRGYDTKLCLINALLNLYGKTGSIKSAYNLFEKMPDKDIISWTSMVACYTDNGAETKSLDIFNQMIDNRVEPNRVTIVSVLRSCTNMSNLEEGMKIHKLAIDNGLELDMAVSTALMDMYMKCFKPDNAISLFNRMPEKDVVSWAVLFSGYAEIGMAHKSMGIFRNMLSTGTLPDAIALVKILAASSDLGILQQAVCLHGFLTKCGFDNNIFVGASLIEMYAKCSSIDKANTVFKQMTQKDVVVWSSIIAAYGFHGQGEAALKLFNEMVESSNAKPNNVTFLSILFACSHAGLIKEGIKIFDTMLNEYQLKPNSEHYAIMVDLLGRVGELDKGLEIINRMPMQAGANVWGALLGACRIHQNINMGELAAQNLFSLDPNHAGYYVLLSNIYCGEKNWHNAANIRKLVKENRLKKIVGRSMVELRNEVHNFVACDRLHHESDQIYDMLRKLNVGMREEGYAPQVQSEPLVSY, encoded by the exons ATGCACCGGAGGGATCTCTTAGTGAAGCTATTGGGAACTTGCCGCA TTACAGAAGCATATAAGCTATTCGAAGAATCACCTTGTAGAAATGTCCATCTGTGGAATGCTATGCTTAGGAGCTATTGTTTGGAAGGAAAATGGGTAGAGACACTCTGCCTGTTTCATCGGATGAATGCATGTGCTTTATCAGCTGAGGAAAGACCTGACAATTTCACAGTATCAATTTCTTTGAAATCATGCGTTGGTTTGCAGAGGCTGAAACTGGGCGAAATGATTCACGGGTTTCTCAAGAAAGAGGCAATGAATAAGGATGTGTTTGTGGGATCTGCCTTGATTGAGTTGTATTCGAAATGTGGACGAATGAATGATGCTGAAAAAGTGTTTATGGAGTATCCAAATCCAGATGTGGTTCTATGGACTTCAATGGTTACAGGATACGAACGAAGCGGCGATCCTGAACTTGCACTTGCATTTTTCTCACAAATGGTTGTGTCAGAGAATGTGAGTCCTGATCCAGTGACACTTGTTAGTGCTATTTGTGCTTGTGCTCAGTTATTGGATTTTAAGCTTGGAAGAAGTATACATGGATATGTAAAAAGAAGGGGTTATGACACTAAGTTATGTTTGATCAATGCACTGCTGAATTTATATGGAAAAACTGGTTCTATCAAGAGTGCATATAACTTGTTCGAGAAAATGCCTGATAAGGATATTATATCTTGGACCTCAATGGTTGCTTGTTATACTGATAATGGAGCTGAAACCAAGTCATTagatattttcaatcaaatgatTGATAACAGAGTTGAACCCAACAGGGTTACTATTGTTAGTGTACTGCGATCATGCACTAACATGTCCAATCTGGAAGAGGGTATGAAGATTCACAAATTAGCAATTGACAATGGTCTTGAATTGGATATGGCAGTCTCTACAGCTCTTATGGACATGTACATGAAATGCTTTAAGCCTGATAATGCAATTAGCCTCTTCAACAGAATGCCAGAGAAGGATGTAGTTTCTTGGGCTGTTTTGTTTAGTGGGTATGCTGAAATTGGAATGGCTCACAAGTCAATGGGCATTTTCCGCAACATGTTATCTACTGGAACCCTACCCGATGCAATCGCCCTCGTGAAGATTCTTGCTGCTAGCTCGGATTTGGGGATTCTTCAACAAGCCGTTTGTCTTCATGGTTTCTTAACTAAATGTGGATTTGATAATAACATTTTTGTCGGCGCATCTCTCATAGAGATGTATGCAAAATGTAGTAGCATAGATAAGGCTAACACAGTTTTTAAACAAATGACACAGAAAGATGTTGTTGTGTGGAGCTCAATCATTGCAGCTTATGGATTCCATGGGCAAGGAGAAGCAGCATTGAAGTTATTCAACGAGATGGTTGAGAGTTCAAATGCTAAGCCTAATAATGTAACCTTCCTTTCTATTCTGTTTGCTTGTAGTCATGCAGGTTTAATTAAAGAAGGGATAAAGATATTTGATACAATGTTAAATGAGTACCAATTGAAGCCGAATTCAGAGCACTATGCCATAATGGTTGATCTTCTTGGCCGGGTTGGAGAGCTAGATAAGGGCTTGGAAATAATCAATCGCATGCCAATGCAAGCTGGTGCTAACGTGTGGGGAGCCTTGCTTGGTGCATGTAGGATTCATCAAAACATAAATATGGGAGAACTTGCAGCTCAGAATCTTTTTTCCTTAGACCCTAATCATGCAGGGTATTATGTACTCTTATCAAATATTTATTGTGGGGAAAAGAATTGGCATAATGCTGCAAATATTAGGAAATTGGTAAAGGAAAATAGGTTGAAGAAGATTGTAGGGCGAAGTATGGTTGAGTTAAGGAATGAGGTTCATAATTTTGTTGCTTGTGATAGATTACATCATGAATCTGATCAAATTTATGACATGCTAAGAAAACTTAACGTAGGAATGAGGGAAGAAGGTTATGCTCCTCAAGTACAGAGTGAgcctcttgtgagttattaa